Proteins from a single region of Corylus avellana chromosome ca11, CavTom2PMs-1.0:
- the LOC132165205 gene encoding receptor-like protein kinase HSL1, with amino-acid sequence MTKTSLQFSFYTILFLLLFSQANSQLINEQEQAILLNLKKHWKNPQPLSQWTSSNSSHCTWPNITCNTDGSVTGISLQNMNITGTVPPFICDLKNLTTLDLSFNYMTSNGFPTALYNCSKLQYLDLSQNYFAGTVPNDIHQMARLRQLNIGANSFSGNIPPSIGRLTELRILQLFLIQFNGSFPPEIGNLSNLEVLELGAMTNITTTLPSEFTKLRKLKYLWVASSNLVGKIPDSIGEMAALEHLDLSMNNLSGNIPSGLFMLKNLSIVYLYKNKLSGEIPRVVEALNIDVLDLSENSLTGSIPDDFGRLTKLSGLSLYSNQLSGKIPDSIGRLPGLINFKLFNNKFSGTLSQDFGRYSMLELFQVASNYGLIGELPKHLGDNGRLLRVAAFDNNLNGELPKSLGNCNNLTFLDVHNNRFFGNVPSGLWTLLHLGILILSHNSFTGELPERLPRNLSRLEMSHNRFSGEISAGVSSAKNLVFLDASNNLLNGVIPQELTALPHLTTLLLDRNRLSGSLPSNILSWKSLNVLNLSRNAISGQIPEKFGSLPVLTVLDVSENQLFGEIPPELGLLTLNSLNLSSNHLTGRIPSAFENGAYANSFLNNTRLCANSPSLNIAKCDSKPQNSSKTLSKLVPWILGFVIPAALLGLVASFLVIRIYRKRKHGLDLTWELTSFQMLNFRESDILPGLTDNNVIGSGGSGKVYRVAINSSLKIVAVKKIWNNKRQEEKLEKEFLAEVKTLGSIRHFNIVNLLCCISSTHNSKLLVYEYLENRSLDLWLHGKSTTRASTGSGSVQHVVLDWPKRLQIAVGAARGLSYMHHDCSPPIVHRDVKSSNILLDYEFNAKIADFGLAKMLMKEGESATMSAFAGSFGYIAPEYAHTTRVSEKSDVYSFGVILLELATGRKACDGDENTSLAEWAWRRFQEGGPLVDALDEEVKELRYLDEMCCVFQLGIICTGILPSTRPSMKEVLKILLRWNQPPVFGEQNTAGE; translated from the exons ATGACGAAAACAAGCCTACAATTCTCTTTCTACACcatcctcttccttctcctcttCAGCCAAGCAAACTCTCAACTGATCAATGAACAAGAGCAAGCAATTCTACTGAACCTAAAGAAACACTGGAAAAACCCCCAGCCCCTTAGCCAGTGGACCTCATCAAACTCTTCCCACTGTACCTGGCCAAACATCACCTGCAATACCGATGGCTCGGTCACTGGAATATCCCTCCAAAACATGAATATCACCGGAACAGTCCCACCCTTCATCTGTGACCTCAAAAACCTCACAACCCTTGACCTTTCATTCAACTACATGACCTCTAATGGGTTCCCGACAGCTCTCTACAACTGCTCCAAACTCCAATACCTCGACCTCTCGCAGAACTACTTCGCCGGCACCGTCCCCAACGACATTCACCAGATGGCTAGGCTTCGACAGCTCAACATTGGAGCCAACAGCTTTTCCGGAAACATCCCACCATCTATCGGGCGGTTAACAGAGTTGAGGATACTTCAGCTCTTCCTTATTCAGTTTAACGGTTCTTTCCCGCCAGAAATTGGCAACTTGTCCAATCTTGAAGTCCTAGAATTGGGCGCCATGACAAATATCACGACAACATTGCCTTCGGAGTTCACAAAGTTGAGGAAACTCAAGTATCTTTGGGTGGCAAGCTCGAATTTGGTAGGAAAAATCCCAGACTCGATTGGAGAAATGGCGGCACTGGAGCATTTGGATTTGTCAATGAACAATCTGAGCGGGAATATCCCGAGCGGTTTGTTTATGCTGAAGAATTTGAGTATAGTGTACctttacaaaaacaaattgtCCGGGGAGATTCCTCGGGTGGTGGAGGCTTTAAATATAGATGTTCTTGATCTCTCCGAGAATAGCTTGACAGGGTCAATACCCGATGATTTCGGAAGACTCACCAAATTATCGGGTCTGAGTTTGTATTCCAATCAATTATCTGGAAAAATTCCAGATAGCATAGGTCGTCTTCCGGGGCTGATAAATTTTAAACTGTTTAATAACAAATTTTCTGGTACTTTGTCTCAGGACTTTGGGCGGTATTCTATGCTTGAACTTTTTCAGGTGGCGTCCAATTATGGGCTTATTGGCGAGTTGCCAAAACACTTGGGTGATAATGGAAGGCTGCTACGAGTGGCAGCTTTCGACAACAACCTCAATGGTGAACTGCCGAAGTCGCTTGGAAATTGCAATAATTTGACATTTCTTGATGTTCATAATAATAGGTTTTTTGGGAATGTTCCTAGTGGCCTTTGGACATTATTGCATCTGGGCATCTTGATCTTGAGTCACAATTCCTTTACAGGAGAGCTTCCTGAGCGATTGCCACGTAATCTTTCTCGATTAGAGATGAGTCACAACAGGTTTTCTGGTGAAATTTCAGCAGGAGTGTCTTCTGCGAAGAATTTGGTGTTTCTCGACGCCAGTAATAACCTCTTAAATGGTGTAATTCCTCAAGAATTAACAGCTCTTCCTCATTTAACAACTCTTTTGCTCGATCGGAATCGACTCTCAGGCTCCCTTCCTTCAAATATTCTGTCATGGAAATCGCTAAATGTGCTAAATCTTAGCCGAAATGCAATTTCCGGACAAATTCCAGAGAAATTTGGTTCTTTACCCGTTCTTACTGTTTTGGACGTCTCAGAAAACCAACTGTTTGGTGAAATTCCACCAGAACTTGGCCTCCTAACGCTCAATTCACTCAATCTCTCTTCCAATCATTTGACTGGGAGAATTCCAAGTGCATTCGAAAATGGTGCATATGCCAACAGCTTCTTGAACAATACTCGTCTCTGTGCTAATAGCCCATCACTAAACATTGCCAAATGCGACTCCAAACCCCAAAATTCAAGCAAAACTTTGTCCAAATTAGTTCCTTGGATTTTAGGTTTTGTGATACCAGCAGCTTTACTGGGTTTGGTAGCTTCATTCCTTGTGATCAGAATTTATAGAAAGAGAAAGCATGGATTGGATTTGACGTGGGAGCTCACATCATTCCAGATGCTAAATTTCAGAGAATCTGACATTTTGCCTGGACTGACAGATAATAATGTGATTGGTAGCGGTGGTTCGGGCAAGGTATATCGTGTTGCTATTAATTCTTCACTTAAAATTGTTGCTGTGAAGAAGATTTGGAATAACAAAAGGCAAGAAGAAAAGCTTGAAAAAGAATTTCTCGCAGAAGTCAAAACACTGGGTTCAATTCGACATTTCAACATAGTGAACTTGCTCTGTTGTATCTCTAGTACTCACAATTCAAAACTTCTTGTCTACGAGTATTTGGAAAATCGTAGCTTAGATCTATGGCTGCATGGAAAGAGTACTACTAGAGCATCAACTGGCTCAGGTTCAGTCCAGCATGTCGTCCTAGACTGGCCTAAGAGGTTGCAGATAGCAGTTGGGGCTGCCCGGGGCCTCTCCTATATGCACCATGACTGCTCACCACCCATTGTTCATCGAGATGTGAAGTCAAGCAACATCCTTTTAGATTATGAGTTTAATGCAAAAATTGCTGATTTTGGTCTAGCCAAGATGTTGATGAAGGAGGGAGAATCTGCTACAATGTCAGCTTTTGCTGGCTCTTTCGGCTACATAGCTCCAG AGTATGCTCACACAACACGAGTGAGTGAGAAGAGTGacgtttatagctttggagttATCCTTCTGGAGCTTGCAACTGGAAGAAAAGCTTGTGATGGTGATGAAAACACATCACTTGCTGAATGGGCATGGAGACGCTTTCAAGAAGGCGGCCCATTGGTTGATGCCTTGGATGAGGAGGTGAAGGAACTTCGTTACTTGGATGAAATGTGCTGTGTTTTCCAACTTGGAATCATCTGTACAGGTATACTACCTTCTACCAGGCCGTCCATGAAAGAGGTTTTGAAGATTTTGCTCCGATGGAACCAACCGCCGGTTTTTGGTGAGCAGAATACTGCAGGTGAGTAA
- the LOC132165206 gene encoding uncharacterized protein LOC132165206, which produces MAELPSSSAHPRPPSKFSISMENQPPTSHTRPNNLEENPPNNFFNPFANTRPIDLSSPLFLHSGDNPGILLVPQPLSGENYSTWSRSMLVALSAKNKMCFIDGSFPKPSVFESYYNAWVRCNDLVVSWILNSVSKEIYSTVIYITSAEVMWQDLKDRYSQRNGPRVFQLQKAISAVTQENSSVSQYFTRIKALWEELNNYRPISICNCCNCGRMKSILELYSQEKVLQFLMGLNDSFSTVRAQILLTDPFPPINKVFSLIIQEEKQREITINSLSHDTSALMTRTPIPNSVASPMPNPVASPICHSHDHAAYMTKATSSGPRFSKQNFKKDCPICSHCGLSGHIVEKCYKVHGFPPGFKFTRSKPNFSAPHSSNQVQGTDLTKVQQLSNPPLAMISEQCQQLMELLKQYPIQSPQSFAANSVASIAESVPLENDWGG; this is translated from the exons ATGGCAGAACTTCCATCGTCTTCTGCTCACCCACGTCCTCCTTCAAAATTTTCGATTTCTATGGAAAACCAACCTCCAACCAGTCACACTCGTCCAAACAATTTGGAAGAGAATCCTCCAAACAATTTCTTTAATCCTTTTGCAAACACTCGCCCCATTGACCTTTCAAGCCCTTTGTTTCTCCACAGTGGTGATAATCCAGGGATTTTACTAGTTCCTCAACCATTGTCAGGAGAAAACTACAGCACCTGGAGCCGTTCAATGCTTGTTGCTTTGAGTGCAAAGAACAAGATGTGTTTCATTGACGGTTCTTTTCCTAAACCTTCAGTATTTGAGAGTTATTACAATGCATGGGTTCGTTGTAATGATCTTGTAGTCTCATGGATTCTTAACTCCGTTTCCAAGGAGATTTATTCTACTGTCATCTACATTACTTCTGCTGAAGTTATGTGGCAGGATCTCAAAGATCGATACTCTCAAAGAAATGGTCCTCGTGTTTTTCAGTTGCAGAAAGCCATTTCCGCTGTCACTCAGGAAAATTCCTCTGTAAGTCAATACTTTACTCGTATTAAGGCTCTATGGGAAGAACTCAATAACTATAGACCTATTTCTATATGCAATTGTTGCAATTGTGGTCGTATGAAGTCCATTCTTGAGCTCTATAGCCAAGAAAAAGTTCTGCAATTTTTGATGGGTCTGAATGATTCTTTTTCAACTGTTAGAGCACAGATTTTGCTAACAGACCCTTTTCCACCCATCAATAaggttttttctcttattattcaagaggaaaaacaaagggaaataACTATCAATTCCCTTAGTCATGATACCTCTGCCCTCATGACTAGAACCCCTATCCCTAACTCTGTTGCATCTCCTATGCCCAATCCTGTTGCCTCACCCATATGCCATTCCCATGATCATGCTGCCTACATGACCAAAGCCACTTCATCAGGGCCTAGGTTTTCTAAGCAGAACTTTAAGAAGGATTGCCCCATATGCTCTCATTGTGGACTATCAGGTCATATtgttgaaaaatgttacaaggTCCATGGTTTTCCACCAGGGTTTAAGTTCACCCGAAGCAAACCAAATTTTTCTGCTCCACATTCATCAAATCAAGTGCAGGGAACTGATTTGACTAAAGTTCAGCAGTTGAGTAATCCTCCTCTGGCCATGATCTCTGAGCAGTGTCAGCAATTGATGGAATTGCTAAAACAATACCCCATCCAATCCCCTCAATCTTTTGCTGCAAATTCAGTTGCTAGCATAGCAG AATCTGTACCATTGGAGAACGATTGGGGTGGGTAA
- the LOC132166414 gene encoding receptor-like protein kinase HSL1 — translation MTKTTSLIPLIHFSFYTIFVLLLFRHANSKLINAEEQAILLNLKQHWQNPQPLYHWTPSNSSSHCSWPEITCSDGSVTEISLPNMNITGTVPPFICDLNNLTAIDFSFNYMTSNGFPGAFYNCSKLETLDLSQNNFVGKVPDDIHWMAGLRQLNIGGNSFTGNIPVSIGRLTELRILQLFACQFNGSFPREIGNLSNLERLELAYMTAIMPTRLPSEFTKLKKLKHLWVAGSSLVGEIPNTIGEMTALEHLDLSRNNLSGNIPSSLFMLKNLSVVYLYINKLSGEIPRLVEALNIDVLDLSENNLIGSIPDDFERLTKLSGLALFFNQLSGKIPDSIGRLPGLINLQLFDNNLSGTLPSDLGRYSMLELFRVSSNSLTGQLPQHLCYNGRLTEVVAFNNSLSGQLPKSLGSCNNLLVLRVENNRFSGNVPSGLWTLLNLNKLMLSNNSFTGELPERLSWNLSRLEMSHNKFSGKIPVGVSSSRNLEYLDASNNLLNGSIPHELTALSCLTTLLLDQNRFSGSLPSHILSWKKLTTLKLRQNAISGQIPEEFGSLSVLTVLDLSENQLSGQIPLQLSFLKLTSLNLSSNHLTGRIPIEFENDAYASSFLNNPHLCANWPSLNISKCNFKPQNSSKTSSTLLASIIGPMIAILLGSAASFFVVRNCLKKKHGLMDLKWELTPFQRLNFTESDILPGIIENNVIGSGGSGKVYRVVVNPPREIVAVKWILNNKRLEQKLEKQFLAEVKILSSIQHTNIVKLRCCIFNDHSKLLVYEYLEHRSLDLWLHGTSSRASTILGSVQHVVLDWPKRLKIAVGAAQGLSYMHHDCSRPIVHRDLKSSNILLDSEFNAKIADFGLAKMLIKHGQSATMSTVVGSYGYIAPEYAHTTRVNEKIDVYSFGVILLELTTGRKACDNGDEHTSLVEWAWRHFQEGRHVVDACLDEEVKELCYLDEMYGVFKLGIICTGASPLTRPSMKEVLKILLQCNQTLVYGEKNIAHATLTSTV, via the exons ATGACGAAAACAACCTCATTAATACCACTTATCCACTTCTCTTTCTACACCATCTTCGTCCTCCTCCTCTTCAGGCATGCAAACTCTAAACTCATCAATGCTGAAGAGCAAGCAATCCTACTCAACCTGAAGCAACACTGGCAAAACCCACAGCCTCTTTACCACTGGACCCCATCAAACTCCTCCTCCCACTGTTCTTGGCCAGAGATCACCTGCTCCGATGGCTCAGTCACCGAAATATCCCTCCCAAACATGAATATCACCGGAACAGTCCCACCCTTCATCTGTGACCTCAACAACCTCACTGCCATTGACTTTTCATTCAACTACATGACGTCTAACGGGTTCCCGGGAGCTTTCTACAACTGCTCCAAACTCGAAACCCTCGACCTCTCGCAGAACAACTTCGTCGGCAAAGTTCCTGATGATATTCACTGGATGGCTGGGCTTCGCCAGCTCAACATCGGAGGCAACAGCTTCACTGGAAACATCCCAGTATCTATCGGGCGGTTAACAGAGCTGAGGATACTTCAGCTTTTCGCGTGTCAGTTTAACGGTTCTTTCCCGCGAGAAATTGGCAACTTGTCCAATCTTGAACGTCTAGAATTGGCCTACATGACGGCAATCATGCCAACAAGGTTGCCTTCGGAGTTCACAAAGTTGAAGAAACTCAAGCATCTTTGGGTGGCAGGCTCAAGTTTGGTAGGAGAAATCCCAAACACGATTGGAGAAATGACGGCACTGGAGCATTTGGATTTGTCAAGGAACAATCTGAGCGGGAATATCCCGAGCAGTTTGTTTATGCTAAAGAATTTGAGTGTAGTGTACCTTTACATAAACAAATTGTCCGGGGAGATTCCTCGCTTGGTGGAGGCTTTAAATATAGATGTTCTTGACCTCTCCGAGAATAATTTGATCGGGTCAATACCTGATGATTTCGAAAGACTCACCAAATTGTCGGGTTTGGCTTTGTTTTTCAATCAATTATCTGGAAAAATTCCAGATAGCATAGGTCGTCTTCCGGGGCTAATAAATTTACAATTGTTTGACAACAATTTATCAGGTACTCTACCTTCGGACCTTGGGAGATATTCTATGCTTGAATTGTTTCGGGTGTCGTCCAATAGTCTTACTGGCCAGCTGCCACAACACTTGTGTTATAATGGAAGGTTGACAGAAGTGGTAGCTTTCAACAACAGCCTCAGTGGTCAACTACCCAAGTCCCTTGGAAGTTGCAATAATTTGCTAGTTCTTAGAGTTGAGAATAATAGGTTTTCTGGGAATGTTCCTAGTGGCCTATGGAcattattgaatttgaacaaGTTGATGTTAAGTAATAATTCTTTTACAGGTGAGCTCCCTGAGAGATTGTCATGGAATCTTTCTCGATTAGAGATGAGTCACAACAAGTTTTCAGGTAAAATTCCGGTGGGAGTGTCTTCCTCGAGGAACTTGGAGTATCTCGACGCCAGCAATAACCTCTTAAACGGTTCAATTCCTCATGAACTAACAGCTCTTTCTTGTTTAACAACTCTTTTACTTGATCAAAACCGATTCTCAGGCTCCCTTCCATCACATATTCTATCTTGGAAAAAGTTGACTACTCTAAAGCTTAGGCAAAATGCAATCTCTGGACAAATTCCAGAGGAATTTGGTTCTTTATCAGTTCTTACTGTTTTGGACCTCTCAGAAAACCAACTTTCTGGCCAAATTCCACTTCAACTTAGCTTCCTAAAGCTCACTTCACTCAATCTCTCTTCCAATCATTTGACTGGGAGGATCCCAATTGAATTCGAAAATGATGCGTATGCTAGCAGCTTCTTGAACAATCCTCATCTCTGTGCTAATTGGCCATCACTAAACATTTccaaatgcaatttcaaacctCAAAATTCAAGCAAAACTTCATCCACGTTACTTGCTTCGATTATAGGTCCGATGATAGCAATTCTACTAGGTTCGGCAGCTTCATTTTTTGTGGTTAGaaattgtttgaagaaaaagcatggattaatggatttaaagtgGGAGCTCACCCCGTTCCAGAGGCTAAATTTCACAGAATCTGACATTTTGCCAGGAATCATAGAAAACAACGTGATTGGTTCTGGTGGATCAGGGAAGGTATACCGTGTTGTTGTCAATCCTCCACGTGAAATTGTTGCTGTGAAATGGATTCTGAATAACAAAAGGCTAGAACAGAAGcttgaaaaacaatttcttgCAGAAGTTAAAATTCTAAGTTCAATTCAACATACCAATATTGTGAAGTTGCGCTGTTGTATCTTCAATGATCATTCAAAACTTCTTGTCTACGAGTATTTGGAGCATCGTAGCTTAGATCTATGGCTGCATGGGACGAGTAGCAGAGCATCGACTATCTTAGGTTCAGTCCAGCATGTCGTCCTAGATTGGCCTAAGAGGTTGAAGATAGCAGTTGGGGCTGCTCAGGGACTCTCTTATATGCACCATGACTGCTCACGACCCATTGTTCATCGAGATCTTAAGTCAAGCAACATTCTATTAGACTCAGAGTTTAATGCAAAGATTGCTGATTTTGGTCTAGCCAAGATGTTGATCAAGCATGGACAATCTGCTACGATGTCAACTGTGGTTGGCTCTTATGGCTACATAGCACCAG AGTATGCTCACACGACACGAGTCAATGAGAAGATTGACGTTTATAGCTTTGGGGTTATCCTGCTGGAGCTTACAACTGGAAGAAAAGCGTGTGATAATGGTGATGAACACACATCCCTTGTAGAATGGGCATGGCGACACTTTCAAGAAGGCAGGCATGTAGTTGATGCCTGCTTGGATGAGGAGGTGAAGGAACTTTGTTACTTGGATGAAATGTACGGTGTTTTCAAACTTGGAATCATTTGTACAGGTGCATCGCCTTTAACCAGGCCGTCCATGAAAGAGGTCTTGAAGATTTTGCTCCAATGCAACCAAACGCTCGTTTACGGAGAGAAGAATATTGCTCATGCAACTTTGACATCCACTGTTTGA